One genomic region from Hemiscyllium ocellatum isolate sHemOce1 chromosome 13, sHemOce1.pat.X.cur, whole genome shotgun sequence encodes:
- the LOC132821614 gene encoding uncharacterized protein LOC132821614 has translation MAERERLERQSLGALFGAYGKLLDKCDLQAALTDRLRVEKCDLQTIRPALQGTQHEILRQKGTQTWIQQQDELMEFHKNRGDLTQSMIELNSRLQQKDREILTNEAKMVEYHKRIKRLEVECQELRTNLQDLERANHILKNEYNTLHITFSTLEERLQKMADENRELITRWMSEKTQDTKRLSTENEKDSRPFILLGRIGTLPTMPTNHKRTDLPLAEKVKVVMALQGPKVSYASVAKMFNISKSQVGRISQNRESILEEWRQNANPNRKRKRKGKDIEVEDALLLWFQHAVAEGVRISGPMLKTKAKEFAEELHHNDFEPTDGWLSRWKARNNIVFKKDPNERHDCDGSVANGLTPERPEAEARVTDIGHNVTLLDAIQMLYRAYGGMEQTPCADPHHGDKLKKHAICLGPRLPGGDLDSTNFCPHLLPAKQEEPPGMQPKSEDSCVTTKRPRLEIKVQEREADRRSPSIAPVITNNEVLECVSKLGNWLQLQGPSGVYEPMLCMLQEMQTAVATFLR, from the exons ATGGCGGAGCGGGAGCGGTTGGAGCGGCAGTCGCTGGGAGCGCTGTTCGGGGCCT ATGGTAAGCTGCTGGACAAATGCGATCTGCAGGCAGCTCTGACTGACAGACTTCGGGTTGAAAAATGTGACCTCCAAACTATCAG ACCAGCCCTGCAGGGGACACAGCATGAAATACTGCGGCAAAAAGGCACTCAGACCTGGATCCAGCAACAGGATGAGTTGATGGAGTTTCACAAAAATCGCGGAGAT CTCACACAAAGCATGATCGAACTCAATAGCAGACTGCAGCAAAAAGATAGAGAAATCTTGACCAACGAGGCAAA AATGGTAGAGTACCACAAACGGATTAAGAGGCTGGAGGTGGAATGCCAGGAGCTGCGGACTAACCTGCAGGACTTGGAGCGAGCCAATCACATACTGAAAAATGAATACAACACTCTCCACATCACATTCAGCACCCTTGAAGAACGACTGCAGAAGATGGCTGATGAGAACCGTGAGCTAATCACACGGTGGATGAGTGAGAAAACACAGGACACAAAGAGGCTGAGTACAGAGAATGAAAAGGACTCCAG ACCATTTATCCTCCTGGGAAGAATTGGAACCTTGCCCACGATGCCAACGAATCACAAGCGCACAGATCTGCCACTTGCTGAGAAGGTGAAGGTTGTCATGGCTCTGCAAGGCCCAAAAGTCTCCTACGCCTCAGTGGCCAAGATGTTCAACATCTCCAAGAGTCAGGTGGGACGCATCAGCCAGAACAGGGAGAGCATCCTGGAAGAATGGCGACAGAACGCCAATCCCAACcgcaagaggaagaggaaggggaAGGACATTGAGGTGGAGGACGCTCTTCTCTTGTGGTTCCAGCACGCTGTGGCTGAAGGAGTCCGCATCTCTGGCCCCATGCTAAAGACAAAGGCCAAGGAGTTTGCGGAGGAGCTACATCACAATGACTTTGAGCCAACTGATGGATGGCTCTCGCGATGGAAAGCTCGGAACAACATTGTCTTTAAGAAGGACCCCAACGAGCGGCACGATTGTGATGGCTCTGTGGCAAATGGGCTGACTCCTGAGAGACCTGAAGCCGAGGCCAGAGTCACTGATATTGGCCACAATGTGACCTTGCTCGATGCAATCCAAATGCTGTATCGGGCCTATGGGGGCATGGAGCAGACTCCCTGTGCTGACCCACACCATGGAGACAAGTTGAAAAAGCATGCAATCTGTCTGGGTCCCAGACTCCCCGGGGGCGACCTTGACTCGACTAATTTCTGTCCTCACTTGCTCCCAGCAAAACAGGAGGAGCCTCCTGGCATGCAGCCCAAATCTGAGGACAGTTGTGTGACAACCAAGAGGCCCCGCCTGGAGATCAAAGTGCAAGAGCGTGAGGCTGACAGAAGGTCACCAAGCATAGCCCCTGTCATCACCAATAACGAGGTGTTAGAGTGTGTGAGCAAGCTGGGAAACTGGCTTCAGCTGCAAGGACCATCGGGAGTTTACGAGCCAATGCTGTGCATGCTACAGGAAATGCAGACTGCAGTGGCAACTTTCCTGAGGTAG